In Bacteroidales bacterium, one DNA window encodes the following:
- a CDS encoding DegT/DnrJ/EryC1/StrS family aminotransferase, which translates to MIDKRINVTQPSLPPLDEFISYLEKIWDSKQLTNNGQFHQQFEKELADFLGVKYICLVANGTLALMLALKALDIKGEVITTPFSFVATAHSILWNNSEPVFCDIEEKTLNIDPDKIEQLITEKTTAIMPVHVYGHPCDNNKIQAITKKHNLKVIYDAAHAFHVKQNDNSILNWGDLSILSFHATKIFNTFEGGSIICHDAKTKRIIDDLKNFGFRSETEVEVSGINAKMNELQAAMGLLQLRYVEENIDKRKKISQYYRNVLKNIEGIKCFQDLPEVTANYSYFPILIDKQKYGKSRDEVYKLLKQNNIFTRRYFYPLISKFEPYNKLDSASSEQLLVAEKIAKQILCLPLYPNLSYETIKVIIKILFNN; encoded by the coding sequence ATGATAGATAAAAGAATAAACGTAACTCAGCCTTCCTTACCTCCCTTGGACGAGTTTATATCTTATCTTGAAAAAATTTGGGATTCCAAACAGCTTACAAATAATGGGCAGTTTCATCAGCAGTTTGAAAAAGAATTGGCTGATTTTTTAGGTGTTAAATATATTTGCTTAGTAGCAAATGGTACTTTAGCCCTAATGCTGGCTTTGAAGGCTTTGGATATAAAAGGTGAAGTAATAACAACACCCTTCAGTTTTGTTGCAACCGCACATTCCATTCTTTGGAATAATAGTGAACCGGTTTTTTGTGATATTGAAGAGAAAACTCTGAATATTGATCCAGATAAAATTGAACAACTTATTACAGAAAAGACTACTGCAATTATGCCTGTTCATGTTTATGGGCACCCTTGTGATAATAATAAAATTCAAGCAATAACTAAAAAGCATAATCTAAAAGTAATCTACGATGCTGCACATGCTTTCCATGTAAAACAGAATGATAATTCCATATTAAATTGGGGTGATTTATCAATTTTGAGTTTTCATGCCACTAAGATTTTCAATACTTTTGAAGGTGGGTCTATAATTTGTCATGATGCTAAAACGAAACGTATAATTGATGATTTAAAGAATTTTGGCTTTCGTAGTGAAACTGAAGTAGAAGTATCTGGAATTAATGCCAAGATGAATGAATTACAAGCCGCAATGGGATTATTACAACTTAGATATGTGGAAGAAAATATTGATAAAAGAAAGAAAATATCACAATATTACCGGAACGTGTTAAAGAATATAGAAGGAATAAAATGTTTTCAAGACCTTCCAGAAGTTACAGCAAATTACTCTTATTTCCCTATTTTAATTGATAAACAAAAATATGGTAAATCTCGGGATGAGGTGTATAAACTGCTTAAACAAAACAATATATTTACTCGAAGATACTTTTATCCACTTATAAGTAAGTTTGAACCGTATAATAAATTGGATTCTGCAAGTTCTGAACAATTATTAGTAGCAGAAAAAATCGCGAAACAAATACTTTGTTTACCATTATATCCCAACTTATCTTATGAAACCATAAAAGTTATTATAAAAATACTATTTAATAATTAA
- a CDS encoding glycosyltransferase produces the protein MASGENKKLNILILSNSNPYKIAGFVSLDILNGFRRIQGNKVKLIVRIWGNYKDKDIIPLQSFLGYKLNRIFRKIKNGFIRLKIIKDKIRNSNRDYSVQHYDQTKMLYSTNEILNKIDFVPDAIFYLFPQNFLTAKNLYELNKITKAPIYWQLCDMSAFTGLCHYAWDCEGYKNRCGNCPAIYSKNEVDISYSNLDFKKEYYSKTNLNVIVGSEWLINRAKQSYVLKDKKINKIYISSNEKMFYPIVDNTKLREKHKISSDTYVIGFGANGLKARGKGIQYILDAINLVKTERNILFIYAGGQVILKTFKHPTKYFGRLHRNELPDFYRLCNLWISASIQDIGPAMIVEALMCGLPVVSFDTGIANEFVKTNITGVLIADFNVNALANGINKMLKKSEEEINRIKINCYNITKENLSLEKQINDYYSLFREDGIITK, from the coding sequence ATGGCATCTGGGGAAAATAAAAAGTTAAATATACTAATTCTCTCAAATTCAAATCCTTATAAAATTGCTGGTTTTGTTTCTCTTGATATATTAAATGGATTTAGAAGGATTCAAGGTAATAAGGTTAAGCTCATTGTAAGAATATGGGGTAATTATAAAGACAAAGACATTATTCCTTTACAATCGTTTTTAGGGTACAAATTAAATAGAATCTTTAGGAAAATAAAGAACGGTTTTATTAGATTAAAAATTATCAAAGATAAAATTCGTAATTCTAACCGAGATTATTCTGTACAACATTATGATCAAACTAAAATGTTATATAGTACGAACGAAATACTTAACAAAATTGATTTCGTACCGGATGCTATTTTTTATCTTTTCCCACAAAATTTTCTCACTGCAAAGAATCTATATGAGTTAAATAAAATAACCAAAGCACCCATTTACTGGCAGTTGTGTGACATGTCTGCATTTACAGGCCTTTGCCATTATGCCTGGGATTGTGAGGGATATAAAAATAGATGTGGGAATTGTCCTGCGATATATTCAAAAAATGAAGTCGATATATCCTATTCTAATCTTGATTTTAAAAAAGAATATTATTCTAAAACGAATTTAAATGTTATTGTAGGGTCTGAATGGCTTATTAATAGAGCTAAGCAAAGCTATGTACTGAAAGACAAAAAAATAAACAAAATCTATATATCAAGTAACGAAAAAATGTTTTATCCAATAGTAGATAATACTAAATTAAGAGAAAAACATAAAATATCATCGGATACATATGTCATAGGTTTTGGTGCAAACGGTTTAAAAGCAAGAGGAAAAGGAATACAATATATTCTTGATGCGATTAATTTAGTAAAAACTGAGAGGAATATACTCTTTATTTATGCTGGTGGTCAGGTTATTTTAAAAACTTTCAAACATCCAACTAAATATTTTGGAAGACTTCACAGAAATGAACTTCCTGATTTTTATAGATTATGCAACTTATGGATCAGTGCATCAATACAGGATATCGGACCTGCTATGATTGTCGAAGCTCTCATGTGTGGTTTACCTGTTGTATCTTTTGACACTGGGATTGCGAATGAATTTGTTAAAACAAATATTACTGGTGTACTAATTGCTGATTTCAATGTCAATGCTCTCGCTAATGGGATAAATAAAATGCTTAAAAAAAGTGAAGAAGAAATAAATAGAATTAAGATAAATTGTTATAATATCACCAAAGAAAATCTTTCTTTAGAAAAGCAAATAAATGATTATTATTCCCTATTCAGAGAGGATGGAATAATAACAAAATGA
- a CDS encoding acyltransferase, translated as MDELSELGLKKIGKNVKISRKASLYKVEDITIGDNVRIDDFCIISGNIIIGSYVHVAAYAALFGGGGIIMENFSGISSRVSIYSTSDDYLGNALTGPTIPDKYRKIRKGPVILRKHSLVGSGSVILPDTEIGIGSAVGAISLVKGKIPAWGVYSGIPARFMKKRNSANILKYEEELFKEFK; from the coding sequence TTGGATGAATTAAGTGAATTGGGACTAAAGAAAATTGGAAAAAATGTTAAGATTAGTAGAAAAGCAAGTCTTTATAAAGTTGAAGATATAACAATAGGTGATAATGTGCGAATAGATGATTTTTGCATTATTAGTGGAAATATTATAATTGGTTCTTATGTTCATGTAGCGGCATATGCAGCTCTTTTTGGCGGTGGTGGTATAATTATGGAAAACTTTTCAGGTATTTCTTCAAGAGTATCAATATACTCAACGTCTGATGACTATTTAGGAAATGCGTTAACTGGTCCGACTATTCCTGATAAGTATAGAAAAATAAGGAAGGGTCCTGTGATATTAAGAAAACACTCACTTGTGGGAAGTGGGTCTGTCATATTACCAGATACAGAGATTGGAATTGGTTCTGCTGTTGGCGCGATCTCGTTGGTTAAAGGTAAAATTCCTGCTTGGGGAGTTTATTCTGGTATACCAGCAAGATTTATGAAGAAAAGAAATTCAGCCAATATACTTAAATACGAAGAAGAATTATTTAAGGAATTTAAATAA
- a CDS encoding oligosaccharide flippase family protein: protein MKQNSLLINLFFKVNMFFFTGNERTKKVKKNITLSFIIKGIDIIIGILLVPLILGYLDQTRYGIWLTLSSFVMWFVFFDVGLGHGLRNKLSEALAVENINLAKKYISTAYTIITIISITFLTFFLIVNTFLDWSLLLNTEEVSPKELKLLAIIIFGFFSFRFIFKLINSILYAKQKPAFVNMITTLAKLIQLLIIYILLHTTKGSLLYLGITFSVTPVLVLILFSFIFFSISFKDLSPKIKYVDFGLFKDLFSLGGKFFIIQIAAVVLYSTDNMIITHLFSPTEVTPYQIAHRYFGMIMIVMAIVVTPFWSAITEAYKKGELGWIKRSIKKLVQIWSIIFCVLLIMLLFSGKVYQLWIGDRVAIPFALSAAWALFVAILSLNTIFVHFINGTGKVKLQMSLAIIAALLNIPLSILLAKYFHMGVVGVISATIITQVIGIFFVIIQYHKIIQGDLHGIWGK from the coding sequence ATGAAACAGAATTCTTTATTAATTAATTTATTTTTTAAAGTTAACATGTTCTTTTTCACTGGGAATGAGCGGACAAAAAAAGTTAAAAAAAATATTACTTTATCCTTTATTATAAAGGGTATAGATATTATAATAGGAATTTTACTAGTTCCTTTAATTTTAGGATATCTTGATCAAACAAGATATGGTATTTGGTTAACTCTTAGTTCCTTTGTAATGTGGTTTGTTTTTTTTGATGTAGGGTTGGGACATGGATTAAGAAATAAATTGAGTGAAGCTCTTGCTGTAGAAAATATTAATTTGGCTAAGAAATACATATCTACAGCATATACCATTATTACAATCATTTCCATAACTTTTTTAACATTTTTTTTAATAGTTAATACTTTTCTAGATTGGTCATTATTGTTAAATACAGAAGAAGTATCCCCAAAAGAATTAAAATTATTAGCCATTATAATTTTCGGTTTTTTTTCTTTTCGATTTATATTTAAACTTATAAATAGTATTTTATATGCTAAACAAAAGCCTGCTTTCGTAAATATGATTACAACATTAGCAAAATTAATCCAGTTATTAATTATTTACATTCTTCTGCATACTACCAAAGGTTCATTATTATATCTTGGTATAACCTTTAGCGTTACTCCAGTATTAGTCTTAATTCTGTTTTCATTTATTTTTTTTTCAATCTCATTTAAGGATTTGAGCCCAAAAATAAAATATGTCGACTTCGGTTTATTTAAAGACCTATTCAGTTTGGGTGGAAAATTTTTTATTATCCAAATTGCGGCAGTCGTTTTATATAGTACAGATAATATGATTATAACACATTTATTTTCTCCTACCGAAGTAACGCCATATCAAATTGCTCATAGATATTTCGGAATGATAATGATAGTAATGGCAATTGTAGTAACACCTTTCTGGTCAGCAATTACAGAGGCATATAAAAAAGGAGAATTGGGTTGGATAAAGAGGTCAATTAAGAAACTTGTGCAAATATGGAGTATAATTTTTTGTGTATTGCTTATTATGTTACTGTTTTCCGGGAAAGTTTATCAACTATGGATTGGCGACAGAGTAGCTATTCCTTTTGCACTTTCTGCCGCTTGGGCTCTTTTTGTTGCTATACTATCATTAAATACTATATTTGTACATTTTATTAATGGAACAGGAAAAGTAAAATTACAAATGTCTCTCGCCATCATAGCAGCACTATTGAATATTCCTTTATCTATATTATTGGCAAAATACTTCCATATGGGAGTTGTAGGAGTAATCTCTGCAACAATTATTACACAAGTTATAGGGATATTCTTTGTAATTATTCAATATCATAAAATTATTCAAGGAGATTTACATGGCATCTGGGGAAAATAA